In Chryseobacterium shigense, the following proteins share a genomic window:
- the polA gene encoding DNA polymerase I, translated as MDATQDKRLFLIDAYAMIFRGYYALIRNPRLTSKGLDTSAVFGFTNSLIELIRREKPTHLAVVFDVGQASVRTDDYSDYKANRSETPEAIKIAVPYIHRILEAMHIPILGVEGYEADDVIGTIACKAEKEGYTTFMVTPDKDFAQLVTDKIKIYKPGLKGGDIEILGVEEVKAKYEIEDPKQVIDFLAMMGDAVDNIPGLEGVGEKTAMKFLKEYGNIETLLANTDKLKGKLKEKVEASAERGILSKKLATIICDAPIEFHQEQYDLDTPDFEKVKEVFDEIEFRRLYENLYRAFAPASVETVVVNEVEVKQAPEGTPVKGQVMQLDLFANFEELEQATSTKSSIEQNDHLYQFVNNPKAQKILVDNLLKQQAVCFDTETTSLNELEAELVGMSFSYKKGLAYYIPLSEDRGEVLQTLEIFRPFFEKEDLLKIAHNLKFDYKILKQYDITVKGAMFDTMIAHYLLNPDGRHGMDYLSEVYLNYKPVSIETIIGKKGKNQGTFRDADLRTQTDYAAEDADVTFQLYELFAPQLKKENLEELFFKIEMPLMQVLAKMELAGISLDEKWLAQESIDLENDLRQLETKIFELSGEEFNMNSPKQLGEILFEKMQLDPKAKKTKTGQYATSEDVLQKLGSKHEIIKHILEYRTYQKLKSTYVDALPSQIDKQDSRVHTNFSQTTAATGRLASVNPNLQNIPIRTLRGQQIRGAFVSGEGKKIISADYSQIELRLIAEISGEENMIKAFQDGEDIHASTAAKLFKIPLEEVSKTQRSQAKTVNFGIIYGQGAFALAEQTGLSRTEAKQMIEAYFETYPKLKEYMAEQVSKARQIGYVETILGRKRHLKDINSNNFVVRGHAERNAVNAPVQGSAADVVKLAMIKIDKELKEQQLQTKMLLQVHDELIFEAPIEEIEAASKLIKTEMESALKTQVPLLVEVGVGNNWLEAH; from the coding sequence ATGGACGCAACACAAGATAAAAGACTCTTTCTCATCGATGCCTATGCGATGATATTCAGAGGATATTACGCATTGATCAGGAATCCCAGGTTAACAAGCAAAGGTTTGGATACTTCTGCTGTTTTCGGGTTTACCAATTCCCTGATCGAACTGATCAGAAGAGAAAAACCAACCCATCTGGCAGTTGTTTTTGATGTAGGGCAGGCAAGCGTAAGAACTGATGATTATTCAGACTACAAAGCCAACAGAAGCGAAACTCCGGAAGCCATTAAAATAGCAGTTCCATATATTCACAGGATTTTGGAGGCAATGCATATCCCGATTTTAGGAGTAGAAGGTTATGAAGCGGATGATGTGATAGGAACCATTGCCTGTAAAGCAGAAAAAGAAGGATATACCACTTTTATGGTAACGCCTGATAAAGATTTTGCCCAGCTGGTTACCGATAAGATTAAAATATATAAACCCGGTTTAAAAGGAGGTGATATAGAAATTCTGGGAGTAGAAGAAGTAAAGGCCAAATACGAAATAGAAGATCCAAAACAGGTTATTGATTTCCTTGCCATGATGGGAGATGCGGTAGATAATATTCCCGGATTGGAAGGCGTAGGAGAGAAGACAGCCATGAAATTCCTTAAAGAATACGGAAATATAGAAACCTTGTTGGCCAACACAGATAAACTGAAAGGTAAACTGAAAGAAAAAGTGGAAGCTTCTGCAGAAAGAGGAATCTTATCCAAAAAACTGGCAACCATCATCTGTGATGCACCGATAGAATTCCACCAGGAACAATATGATCTTGATACACCGGACTTTGAAAAGGTAAAAGAAGTTTTTGATGAAATTGAATTCAGAAGACTGTATGAAAACCTTTACCGTGCATTTGCTCCTGCATCTGTAGAAACTGTCGTGGTAAATGAAGTTGAGGTTAAACAGGCACCGGAAGGCACCCCGGTAAAAGGACAGGTAATGCAGCTGGATCTGTTTGCCAATTTTGAAGAACTGGAGCAGGCGACTTCCACCAAAAGCTCTATTGAGCAGAATGACCATCTCTACCAGTTTGTCAACAATCCGAAAGCACAGAAAATATTGGTGGATAATTTGTTAAAGCAGCAAGCAGTCTGCTTTGATACGGAAACCACTTCCCTGAATGAGCTGGAAGCAGAACTTGTAGGAATGAGTTTTTCCTATAAAAAAGGTCTTGCTTACTACATCCCTTTATCAGAGGATAGAGGTGAAGTACTTCAGACGCTGGAAATTTTCAGGCCATTCTTCGAAAAAGAAGATTTGTTGAAAATCGCCCACAACTTAAAATTCGATTATAAAATATTAAAACAGTACGATATTACGGTAAAAGGTGCCATGTTCGATACCATGATTGCCCATTATCTGCTGAACCCGGACGGAAGACACGGCATGGACTATCTTTCCGAAGTTTACCTCAATTATAAACCGGTTTCCATTGAGACCATTATCGGGAAAAAAGGAAAAAATCAGGGAACTTTCAGAGATGCGGACCTGAGAACACAGACCGATTACGCAGCGGAAGATGCTGATGTAACTTTCCAGTTATACGAATTGTTTGCTCCACAATTGAAAAAGGAGAACCTCGAAGAACTTTTCTTTAAGATAGAAATGCCCCTTATGCAGGTTTTGGCTAAGATGGAACTGGCCGGAATTTCACTCGATGAAAAATGGCTCGCGCAGGAAAGCATTGATCTTGAAAATGATCTTAGACAGCTGGAGACCAAAATTTTTGAACTTTCAGGAGAAGAATTCAACATGAATTCACCAAAACAGCTTGGAGAAATTCTCTTTGAAAAAATGCAGCTGGACCCTAAAGCAAAAAAGACAAAAACCGGACAGTATGCCACTTCTGAAGACGTTCTTCAAAAACTGGGCTCAAAACATGAGATCATCAAGCATATCCTGGAATACAGAACCTATCAGAAATTGAAGTCTACCTATGTAGATGCCCTGCCTTCGCAGATCGACAAACAGGACAGCAGGGTACATACCAATTTCTCCCAGACTACAGCCGCTACAGGCCGTCTGGCAAGTGTAAATCCTAACCTTCAGAATATTCCGATCAGAACACTGCGGGGACAGCAGATCAGAGGAGCTTTTGTGTCAGGAGAAGGAAAAAAAATTATCTCTGCCGATTATTCCCAGATAGAACTTCGCCTGATTGCCGAAATTTCAGGAGAAGAAAATATGATCAAGGCTTTCCAGGATGGAGAAGATATTCACGCATCAACAGCGGCAAAACTGTTTAAAATTCCTTTGGAGGAAGTTTCCAAAACCCAGAGAAGCCAGGCTAAAACCGTAAATTTCGGAATTATTTATGGGCAGGGAGCTTTTGCACTGGCAGAACAGACCGGGCTTTCAAGAACAGAAGCTAAACAGATGATTGAGGCTTACTTTGAAACCTATCCAAAATTAAAGGAATATATGGCAGAGCAGGTAAGCAAAGCCCGCCAGATAGGATATGTGGAAACGATATTAGGAAGAAAACGCCATTTAAAAGATATCAATTCCAATAATTTTGTGGTACGGGGCCATGCGGAGAGAAATGCCGTAAATGCACCGGTCCAGGGAAGTGCGGCAGATGTGGTAAAGCTGGCCATGATTAAGATAGATAAAGAGCTTAAAGAGCAGCAGCTGCAAACTAAAATGCTTCTTCAGGTACATGACGAACTTATATTTGAAGCACCGATAGAGGAAATTGAAGCCGCTTCAAAATTAATCAAAACCGAGATGGAAAGTGCTTTAAAAACACAGGTGCCTTTACTGGTAGAAGTGGGAGTTGGTAATAACTGGCTGGAAGCACATTAA
- the tssD gene encoding type VI secretion system tube protein TssD — MAANSRGILKFNGGEDQKLLKLNYSVSRSTDVSGRVASDPSNALIKVTVEATEKSDILESLLNGKYKPTTGEVTFNKSHEEGTLTTLKWENGYVIQHEVDFDAIDSNSMLISFVISAEVITLGNSEYRGMWPSSGH, encoded by the coding sequence ATGGCAGCAAATTCAAGAGGAATCTTAAAATTCAACGGAGGAGAAGATCAGAAACTATTAAAGCTTAACTACAGCGTATCAAGATCTACAGACGTTTCAGGACGTGTGGCTTCAGATCCTTCCAACGCCCTTATCAAAGTTACCGTAGAAGCAACTGAAAAATCTGATATCCTGGAAAGTTTATTGAACGGAAAATATAAGCCTACAACAGGAGAAGTTACATTCAATAAATCTCACGAAGAAGGTACATTAACTACTTTGAAGTGGGAAAACGGATATGTGATCCAACACGAAGTGGATTTCGATGCCATAGACAGCAACAGTATGCTGATCAGCTTCGTAATAAGCGCAGAAGTTATCACTCTTGGTAACTCTGAGTACCGCGGAATGTGGCCTTCATCAGGTCATTAA
- a CDS encoding LysM peptidoglycan-binding domain-containing protein: MEFRQYEIKKGDTLVTIAKESGLTINELLDFHNSHAILTQQIFSTHIPVHIKELFLPAKKEEIRNKQFEQIDFQQKARYRCEQINTSKFNNNLVHYFNQRFQYLLKLNLDEEIGFVKLEDYSKESSPKISEEVFDFIEETEKIKNNVFFSLNKQGKIQKILNKKKIQKDWKKFQATKFWELPFIESLQKNNPKAVDELIVMGDNQFSENAANEEEYWRNFFYFSCFDQYLYSKDKFETIDFDFVSTILPPLILPLKIRYDKVEEKNGILTVRKIAEVSISESLKSEMKNRYNELHKNIVKYEFTEYKIVFRSTIEIDINSGLVLSGKVVLKEEVSDNVENECIYTINKLENFTP; encoded by the coding sequence ATGGAATTCAGACAATACGAAATAAAAAAGGGAGACACGCTTGTTACAATAGCTAAAGAATCTGGATTAACAATAAATGAATTGTTGGATTTTCATAATTCACATGCTATTCTGACGCAGCAAATTTTTAGCACTCATATTCCTGTTCATATTAAAGAGTTATTTCTCCCTGCCAAGAAAGAAGAAATTAGAAATAAACAGTTTGAACAAATAGACTTTCAACAGAAAGCAAGATATCGTTGTGAGCAAATAAATACATCCAAATTTAATAATAACTTAGTCCATTATTTTAACCAAAGATTTCAGTATTTATTAAAATTGAATTTAGATGAAGAAATAGGTTTTGTTAAATTAGAGGATTACAGCAAAGAATCCTCTCCTAAAATATCAGAAGAAGTTTTCGATTTCATTGAAGAGACAGAGAAGATCAAAAATAATGTTTTTTTTTCTTTAAATAAACAAGGAAAAATTCAGAAAATTCTTAATAAAAAGAAAATCCAAAAAGATTGGAAAAAATTCCAGGCAACAAAATTTTGGGAACTACCCTTTATTGAAAGCTTACAAAAAAATAATCCAAAAGCTGTAGATGAACTAATAGTTATGGGTGATAATCAATTTTCTGAAAATGCAGCAAATGAAGAAGAATATTGGAGAAACTTTTTTTATTTTTCGTGTTTTGATCAGTATTTATATAGTAAAGATAAATTTGAGACTATTGATTTCGATTTTGTATCTACCATACTCCCACCACTGATATTGCCCTTGAAGATTAGGTATGATAAAGTAGAAGAGAAAAACGGAATTTTAACCGTTCGAAAAATAGCTGAAGTTAGTATTTCGGAATCTCTAAAAAGTGAAATGAAAAATAGATACAATGAGCTTCATAAAAATATTGTAAAATATGAGTTTACAGAATATAAAATTGTTTTTAGATCCACAATAGAAATAGATATAAATAGTGGTCTTGTCTTAAGCGGAAAAGTAGTTTTAAAAGAAGAAGTTTCAGACAATGTTGAAAACGAATGTATTTATACAATTAATAAGTTAGAAAATTTTACCCCATAA
- a CDS encoding tetratricopeptide repeat protein, whose amino-acid sequence MRKLFAILCVLGLLAGMAYLFLFKNGNVNFFDQGVEYYNQKKYNEALFYFEKAEQLDNVDALKYSGTIYLETNDPQKAVSKFEKYISKIGLNNKDSKFALNDLGVAYFKLNDIENAKKYWKKAVELGNETSLSNLKELETKLK is encoded by the coding sequence ATGAGAAAACTATTTGCTATATTGTGTGTATTGGGATTACTTGCCGGAATGGCCTATCTTTTTTTATTTAAGAATGGTAATGTAAATTTTTTTGATCAGGGAGTAGAATATTATAACCAAAAAAAATACAATGAGGCTCTGTTTTATTTTGAGAAAGCTGAACAATTAGATAATGTTGATGCATTAAAATATTCAGGGACAATATATTTAGAGACCAATGACCCTCAAAAAGCTGTTTCTAAATTTGAGAAATATATCAGTAAAATAGGTTTAAATAATAAGGACTCAAAATTTGCCTTAAATGATTTAGGCGTTGCTTATTTTAAACTCAATGATATAGAAAATGCTAAAAAATATTGGAAAAAAGCAGTGGAATTGGGAAATGAAACAAGTTTGAGTAATTTAAAAGAATTGGAAACTAAACTGAAATAG